The stretch of DNA TACAGTCTTGGATGCAACAGCTACATTCGCAAACCTGTAGATTTTCAACAATTTATGACAGCCGTACAGCAATTGGGGATGTATTGGCTAATTTTGAACGAACTACCAGCTATCTAAGGACTTTGCTCATGATAAATAGACCACTGCGTGTTTTGCTCGTGGAAGACTCGGAGGACGATGCCGAGCTGTTAGCGTATGAACTAGAGTGCAGTGGTTACGAATTAATCTATGAACGAGTGGATACAGCCTCGAAAATGAACGCCGCACTCGCTCAACAGACCTGGGATATTATTATCGCTGATTATACTTTGCCTAGTTTTAGTGCCCCAGCCGCGTTGACTCTTTTGCAGGAAAGACAGCTAGATTTACCCTTCATTATTGTGTCCGGCACGATTGGTGAGGATATTGCCGTTGCGGCAATGAAAGCGGGGGCGCATGATTACTTAATGAAAGGAAAATTGGCTCGACTGGCACCCACGATAGAGCGGGAGTTACGCGAGGCTAGTGAGCGACACAAGCGACGTGAAGCTGAGCAAGCTGTGCGCCAGAATGAAGAACGTTTTCGAGCCTTAATTGAAAATGCTTTAGACATTATCACAGTTGTTAATGCTGATGGAATTATTGACTATGAAAGCCCCTCTATTGAAAGGGTTTTGGGTTATAAACCAGAGGATTTAGTCGGGAAAAATATTTTTGATTACATTCACCTTGAAGATAGAGCAAACCTCGTTCAGACCCTGAATCAGCTCGTCCAAAATTTCAACCTTGCCCTATCTATCGAGTTCCGTTTTCAGCATCAAGATGGTTCTTGGCGAATTCTTGAGGCAGTCGGAAAACATCTTCTAGAACGCAATAACAGTAGCCGCTTTGCCACCTCTAATCAAGTGGGATTGGAGAGTAGTATTATTCCTGGCAAAAGGTCGAGTATTGTACTCAATTCCCGCGACATCACAGAGCGTAAGCGAGCTGAAGAAGTTCGGAATACACTTTTAAGAGAAAGAGAACTGAGTGAAGGTAGATTCAACTTCGTTTCTATGATGTCCCATGAGTTCCGCAATCCACTCACGCGCATCCGAGTTTCGAGTGAATTACTCAAAAACTTTAAAGATAAAACGACGGAGGATCAACAAGAACGCTGTCTTAACAATCTAGAATCTGCGGCTAGAGAAATGACACAGCTATTAGAAGATATTTTAATTCTTACTAGAGCAGAAGTCGGAAAATTAACATTAAACTTAAATCGGTTTAATTTGGCGGAATTCTGCTCTAATCTGGTAGAAGAAATGCAGATTGAGGCAGGAAGTAAACATAGGCTATTATTGGCCATTCGAGGGGAGTGCAACTCGGTTTATCTGGATGAAAATCTCCTGAAACATATTCTGGTTAATTTGTTATCGAATGCGATTAAATATTCACCCGAAGGTGGCAACATCTGGTTGGAACTCTCGTATCAACATGGTAACGCCATCTTCCAAGTTCAAGATCAGGGGATTGGCATTCCGCTAGAAGATCAACAACAATTGTTTGAATCGTTTCATCGAGGGCGAAATGTCGGTAAGATTCCTGGTACAGGACTAGGACTGTCCATTGTCAAACACTTTGTGGACTTGCATGACGGGAAGATTAGTATTCAAAGTGATGTGGGAGTGGGCACGACGTTTACAGTTATACTGCCGTTGAATAGCCAGAAATCTATAGAGGGACAGCGCGACGCGAAGCAATATCACGCCCTCTAAAGGGTAAATTAGGGTGAAAAACCTGGAACTGTCTGTGTAGGGGGGAAAGAAGTGCTGTGCTGATGCCACCACCCGCTCCCGAAAGCTAATATCGGAGATAGGCCGCATAAGCGAGTTTTGATCGTAAATAAGGAAGTTGCATCAGTGAGCCAATCTATCTCTAAGTTGGTCGATAACCTACCAACCAATAGCATGACCGTTTACATGCTGCGATCGCTAGATTTTATCGTCCCCGGTGAATGGCAAAACGTAGTAGGGTTTGACAACACGATTCGTGCGGTTACGGGTGTTACGGATAGATACTTAATTGAGGAAATTGGTCAGAGGGCGATCGCACTTTACAATAACCCTTCTGAAGTTTATCAACAAACCTTATGGCTTTATCAAACCGTTGATCGGGCTGATAATGCGATCGGTGCAGCCGCACTAGCGAATAAAATTGGCGAAAAAATCAGCTTTTTGGGCTTCTTAAATCAGCTAACTCCCAAAGCCGACACCGTCCAAACCATCGATCTGTGCTTGAAACTCGTTGTCGAAGCGATCGCTTTTTGCCGACTGCATGGTATTCCTACCAATATTGACGCGTTTAAAGCATCCTTAGCTAACTATCATAATGAGTCCGTAATCCGGATGGCTGCTCTGATTGCAGTTGATGGATTAATTCCCCTTGGCCCCAACTTCATCCTAAAAGCTCAATCTGTTCTTGGGCAATTAAATACCGCTCAACTAGAAGGAAATCCAACCTATCAAAACATCAGCAGCGCAATTCCTGGCGGCACGACGGCTGGTAAATTGGGCTTTATCGGCGAAAATTTTGCCTCAGTTAAAGGCTGGATGAATAATTTTGTTATGTCTCGGAACTTAACACCCGAAAAAGTAGTCGTACACTTGCAACAGTTTATGAACGTTGCTGATAGTAAGTTAGACTATGTAGCTGCCTTCCTTGACATGTCAACTAACTATTATGAACACACGGGTACTCAGACCGTTGCCCGAAACCTGATTTTACGTGCAGCTCAAGAGACTAAGGGGAAAGTCAAAGATAAAGATAAAGACAAAGACAAAGAGAAAAAGAAAAAGGACAAGGATAAGGATAAAAAAAAGAAAAAAGATTATTAAGCGATCTTAAAATTCATCAAGCCTGATAGCCACACTTTTCTATTGTGAAAATAGTACAGTGTGAGCGAATGCGTGTTTGGTCTTTTCTTTCTTTTTTGGAGGCTTCAACGTTAATATGGCTAGTGTAAAACAAAGCTTGACTATTTCTGTATTGGTTTTGACTGTATTGACCGGAAGCCTCGTCTCTTTTTCCAAGTCTGTCATTGCTGGTGAATTTCTACTAGATGACCGCTGCCGACCCAACTCAAGATTACCAGAGTCTGATGCAGCCTTTCTCTCTTATCAATGGGAGTTTAAAGCAAATCGCCAAACCTATTGGTTTTTAGCGGCTCGCTATCAGGATGGAGCTTACCTTCTTTGTTTTTCTAAACCCAATTTTAAAGAACCTCAACCCTTGAAGGTGAGTCAACTCCAAAATCAATTTATTCGCAAAATCGTCAAAGCTCCTAACAGCAATACTGTTTTTGTGGTTACGGTAGCCGAAGGGAATGGCAGTCGCGTACCTTTGACAGAGTATCAGTTGAATTTGAGAAATCCTAACCAACCGAGTGTAACTCGGCTGCGGAGAAAATAACCCTACTTGAATCTATAAAAGTAGTAAGGTGCGTTAAATAACGCACCCTACAACTTACAACTGACCTGTTCTAAAACATAAGAGGGAGAAAGATTGGATGAGAAATTGCTCTAATTTTTGGTTAGCTCTAGCTTTTTCCGCTTCTGTGATTACTGTAGGGCTACCCGCTCAAGCCGCAAAAGTTTGCAAAGTAACAGACCCTACGGGTACTCCACTCAATGTTCGCACTCAGCCCAATGGTCGAGTCATCAATACTTTAAAAAATGGCAGAGAAGTCAATATTGAAGCCATAACCAACGATAGTAAGGGTCGCCCGTGGGCGAAGATAGGTGGTTATTACAAGGGTGAATACAGAATTTGGGGCTGGGTACTTCGAGAATTTATCAGTTGCTATGGGAGCTAACGTCCTCCTAATTCTCACTGCTAGGCATTACACCGGAGCGTTAGTGAGAACAAGGCTGTTGACAGAAGGAGCAAAGCGCGATTACCTGAAAAATCCGGAATTATTAAGGCGTCATGCGTAATTATGATGATGTCCTGGCACAAGGCGATCTGTCGGCTCAAACACTCACTGCTAAAATATTGGGTCGGAGATTCATGGCTCATTCATGTCTATTTGGGTTTGGCTATCACGAGTAACGTTACTGAGTTTGGTGGGGACTGGTGCCCTTGCCGCTTTATTATTCACAACGCCTGGTAAGAACAACAGCGATCGCGCCAAAGCTACCGATGAAGCCGCTCGCATCCAAGCGGCTGCTATCACGCCAGAGGAGATGACAGTCCTAAATTTGTCTGCTCCTATGCCACCCACGTCTATCCCTCAACCCGATTTCCCGATGGAAGCTGGAGATGGCAAAAAAGTTTCAATCCAGTCTGGGGATGGCGAAAAAGCTGCAACAAAACCTGGAGTTGACAAAAAAGTTTCCATGCAGTCTGGGAACGGTGAAAAAACTGCAACAAAACCTGGAGTTGACAAAAAAGCTTCCATCAAGTCTGGGGATGGTGAAAAAACTGCAACAAAACCTGGAGATGACAAAAAAGCTTCCATCAAGCCTGGAAATGGCAAAAAATCTGCAACAAAACCTAGGAATGGCAAAAAATCTGCAACAAAACCTAAGGGTACTCAGAAAATCCCAGTTCCTCCTTTCAATCTCCAGAAAAGCCTGATTAGTTTGTCTCCTCTGTTTGCCACCCCTACATCGTTAGGAATGGTGGCGATTGGTGTGGCAGAGGGAAATTATCGATTGGTCGTAAAAAACGGTGTCCTCTACGTGGAGCAGACACCACTTTACTTCGGACATACCGATCCGGGAAACTTATCTTGGGGCGCTGTGGTGACCAACTTCGGCCCGTGTAGCGACCAAGGGCGTAGTGGTGGAAATATGGCTTTGGCGGAGCAAATGTGCCTAGAGCGAGCGCTTAATGCACTGCCCGTTCAGTTGGTTGATTTAAACGCTGCTGGGATTAATCCAGTCGGGGACATCGAAGCCCTGCTCAACACGGCGGATTTATACAATCAGGCAAGCCCCATTCACTCCCGTTATTTTCCTCGAGCTCTAGCGATCGCACGCCGGGGCGGACTAAACGGAATTGACGCGATCGCTTGGGCAAGAACTGCATCTTTCTACCTCAACTCCAATAATGAGTTAGATATAGAAAAAGGCATAAACCAAGCATCGGGGCTGTTGGGTATCTGTGCTAGAGAGAATCGTCCGGTAACCGAATGGCAATGTGTCTATGGCGATCAGATGCGACGAGTTCAAGCAATCACGACTGTTTTAGAGAAATATCGGCGTCTCGCCCGAAAGTAACGTGATGGGGATACCTGCCTAAACCCTTATCATACGAAGTTGCGTTGCTCCTACAGAGCCGCTTCGCTAACGTACCGTACATAGTACTTTCTCTCCCTAGCCCCCCTGAACTTTAGACCTTTTGCAAAAAATATAAAGAACCCCTCCCTAACCCTCCCCTTAGAAAGGGGAGGGAACTAGAATTCACTTGCTTCCCCCCGAACTCAAGGGGGGACTGTTAGCGTCGCGAGACGCAGTCCGGGGGGTCAGATTTTGACTTTTGCAAGAGATGTTCTCTTGTCCCCCTAGTCCCCCTACTCCCCCTTGCTCTCCTTGTCTCCCTCGTCGCCCCCTGAACGTTTGTTTGAGAGCGCTCTCGATTGATAAGACAGTTCTCAAAAGACCACAGAATGTGGTCTATCTACCTGAAAACGGCTGTAAGCAAACACGCGATCGCTTTTACCAATTCCTCAGGTTCGACAGGCTTGGAGATATGCATCCCAAATCCGGCAGCTAAGGCTTGCTGTTGATTGATTTCTCCGGCATAGGCAGTAAGTGCGATCGCAGGAATCATGCCTCCCTGTTCAGGCGACCACTTTCTAATTTGCCGAATCAGGGCATAACCATCCATCTCCGGCATCCCGATATCACATAACAGCAGATCGGGAACCGATTGATTCAGGAACGTTAACGCCTGTGCAGCCGAAGCGGCTGTCGTAACTTGTGCACCAGACCCCATCAGGGTGAATGCTGCCAACTCCCGCATATCTGCATCGTCGTCCACAACCAAAACATGAACACCTGCTAAGTCTGTCGCACTTTCTGGGTGTCTGTCATCAGAAGAGGGTTCCGGCTCTACGATGTTTAATGGTAGCCGGATGGTAAATGTAGCCCCTAAATTCTGTCCTAAGCTGTCTGCTTGAACGGTTCCTCCATGCAGTTCGGTAAAATGGCGGACGATCGCCAGCCCCAATCCCAATCCGCCGAATTGCCGGGTTGTTGTGCCATCTTCTTGACGGAAGTAGTCAAACACATAAGGTAAGAACTCTGGACTGATGCCTTTTCCAGTATCTTTGACTTGAATCTGAGCATAGGTGCCAACTTGCTCTAGTTGCACCTCGATTCGTCCTCCACTTGGGGTGAACTTCACGGCATTGGAGACGAGGTTCCAAACTACCTGTTGCAGGCGATTTGTATCACCTGCAACCGTTCCTGAAATCGGATTAAATGTGGTCTGGATTTGAATGTGTTTGGCTTCAGCTGCCAGTCGTACCGTTTCCAGGGCGGCTTCAATCGTTGCCCCTAGATTCACAGGAGCGACGTTTAACGTCATTTTTCCTTGCAGAATGCGCGAGACATCCAACAAGTCCTCAATTAATTGCGCTTGCAGCTTGGCGTTGCGTTCGATCGTTTCCAGGGCTTGCTGGGTTTTTGTGGCATCTAGTCGCCCAGTTCGGAGCAATTTTGTCCAACCCAGAATCGGATTGAGGGGCGATCGCAACTCGTGGGACAACACCGCCAAGAATTCGTCTTTAATCCGGTTAGCGGCTTCTGCTTTTGCGCGATCGCGTTGAGCCACCCGGTACAACTGAGCATTGTCGATCGCCAAGGAAGCACGACGCGCCAATTCCTCTGCCAGTTGCAAATCTGCTGAGGTATACCGTCGTCCAGATTCGGCTGAGATAAAGGAAATGACCCCTAGAATTCGTGCCTGAGTTCGTAGTGGCACCGTCATTACGGATCTGAATCCAACCTGCCGCAGAATCTCTAAATGCTCTGAATCACGCGCTGCCTGTACCAACAGTTCATCGGGAATCTCCGGCACCAAATCAGATTCCCCAGTTCGCAATGTAAATGCAGCACCGCGAGGGTCATCGGGGTTTATAGGATACTTGTCTCTAATCTGATAGGCCCATTCCAGCTTGGCAGGGTCGATGTGAGCAACTGCAATCTGCTCGATCGCACCCTCCTCTTCTATCATGTGAACCGTACACCAGTCCGCTAATTCCGGCACTGTAAGCTGCGCGACTCGCTCTAGAGTCGTTTGATAATCGAGTGAGGATGCAAGCACCGCACTTGCCTCAGAGAGAAAGCGTTGGGCAAGCTCTAACCTGACGCGTTCAGTCACATCGACTACATAAATTAAAACCCCTTCTACCTGACCATTTGAGTTAACAGTCGGAAGATAGTAAACGTTGTAATAACCGGGACGGCGATCGCTGCGTCCGGGAACATTCACCGCAAAGTTGGGTGAGATGAAAGGATTGCCTGTGGCGTAAATCTGATGAAAGACTTCGACTAATTTGGGATCGGATTGACCAAAAAGTTCTGGAATGGAATGTCCTAAGTGTTGTTTTCGGGTTAATCCATTAATTTCTGCTAATGCTTCGTTGATGGCAATAAATCGCTGCTTTTCATCTAACAGGGCAAGTCCAACCGGAGACGTGTCAAAAATAGTTGCCAGTTGGTGCTGTGCGGCTTCTGCCTGAGAACGGGCAATGCGTTCGCGCTCTAGTAGTTGTTCTCGTTCCTGTTCGGCTTGCTTGCGCTCTGTGATCTCAATGACAACTCCGATCGAGTGCTTGGCCTTTCCCTGAGAATCATAAGTAAACTGTCCTCTCACTTCGACCCAGTGAATGGAGCCATCTGACCAACGCAGACGATATTCATCGTGAAACTCCTTCTTGTCAGCTAAGGCTTGCTGAAGCTTTGCCTCAACTTCTGCTAAGTCATCGGGATGAACCCGACTTGCCCAAATCTCATAGCTGGGTTCACACTCATTGGGTTGCAGACCCAAGACGGTGAAGTGTCCTTCTGACCAAAGCGATGCATGGGTCTGCATATCCCAGTCCCAAGTTCCCATACGTCCGACCTTCAGCGCGAGTTTCAGGTGAGCTTCACTTTCTCGCAATTCCTCTTCTGAGCGCGATCGCTCTACGGCTAGCCAAGTTTTTTGAGCAATTCGCTCCATCAGCACCACATCGTCCTCCGTCCAGTGGCGAACAGAGACATGGTGCAACACCAACAATGCAACAAATCGCCCTTCTTTCACCAAGGGAACACATAGGAGAGATTTGGTTTGAATTGCGTCAAAGGTAGCAGCCCCCGATCCGGCAGTCCGAGGATCGCGATCGACATCGTCCACGGCGATTGTTCTGCCTTGCTTTAATTCAGCAATCAGTTCATGACCAAACGAATCCATGTGATGGCTACCGACGATGCTGATTACACCATTGCAATAGTCGTGATCGACGATAACGTATTCCTGAGTAGAATCAATTTCGCCGTAGGTACAGCGAGTGACATCAAAGTGTCGCCCTGTGGCACAAACCACCTGCCACATAATTTCTTTAGGGTCTTGAATGGCACGAATCGCGTCATTCAATTCGATTAGGAATTGCTGAATTTCTTCTTTCTGCTGGAGGTTCTTGAGTAGTTGTTCAATTTGTTGCCTTGCCCGCACCTGGGCTGTCACTTCAATGTTATAAATCAACACGCCCTGAATGGTTCCTTCGGCATCCCGCCAAGCCGGACAGATGCAGTTGAAAAATCCCTCTTCCAACACACCATCGCCGTTCCGATCCCAGTAAGCAGGCGACTCATTCCGAATAAATGTTTCTCCCGTCCGGTAAACGCGCTCAATGACATCAAAGTAAATTTGCCCCTCTAGCTCCGGGAAAACCTCCCGCATTGATTTCCCGATCATGTCTGGAGTGCGTCCAGTCCCTTGCAGATAGGTGGGATTGGCAAATTCATACACAAGATCGGGACCTTTCACAATGCCAATCATCGCAGGGAACTGCATCAGGATGTCATACAACCGCTTGCGTTCGCTTTCTGCTTCGAGTCGGGCAGTTTGTTCTCGTTTTAAAAGGCGATCGCGTTCTGCTTCGATCTGTTTGCGTTCTGTAATATCAACCGAAACGCCAATCATGCGAACTCCTTGCCCCGTCTCATCCCGATAGACTTGCCCCTGACTGTTGAGCCAGCGCACAACGCCGTCTGGACAAATTACCCGATACTCCGGTGCGTAGGGCTGTTCTCCAGCTATTGCCCCTACCGTCGCTTGGAGCACCTGTTGTCGATCGTCTGGATGAATGAGCGCAACAAACTCTTCTCCCGTCCCTTCATGAAGACCCCAAACGTCTAGAGCATTAGCAGAACACACCACTCGATTGCTCTGCAAATCCATATCCCAGACAACCATCTGAGCCGCTGTCAGTGCCAATCGTAAGCGTTCTTCGCTCTCTCGTAATGCCTGTTCAACTTGTTTGTAATCGGTCACATCACGCGCAATACTCAGTACTGTTTCCACGGAGCCATCACTGGCAAATTCAGGTACGAGACGCGACTGATACCATCGAATACCATTGAGAGTCGGAAACTTAAATTCAATCGTTTGTTCTTGTCCGGTTTCAAAGACTTGCTGCAAACTGTCATGCAAAATGCGATACATGTCTTCTGGCATTCCTAGCTCGGCATTAGTCCTGCCAAGAAATTGCTCTGATGGAATACCTGTTGCCAGTTCTATAGAAGGGCTGACATAAAGGTGACGAAATTCTGAATCAATTCGGCTAATAATGTCTGGGGCATTTTCAGCCACCATTTTGAACTGTTGCTCTCGCTGCCGCAGTTGGCGTTCCAAGCGTTTGCGCTCCGTTAAGTCGATTAAGAAGCCTACACCTAAATTGTTGGGTCCTCCTAAATAGGCAGTCCCAATTAAAACGGGAACCCGGCGACCATCTTTACGAATGTATTCTTTCTCAAACGGCGCATGGCGACCAACTTGTTTCATCTGTGCCATTGCTTGCTCGTCTAAATGCCGAAACTCCGGTGGAGTAATCTCTAGGAAGTTTACCTCTCCCGATAAAACTTCTTCTCGCGTGTAGCCTAAAGTTGCTAACCAAGCGTCGTTGACTTCCAGAATATTGCCTTGAAAGTCGCCAATAATAATGCCAATGAGATTTGCCTCCAATAATCCTCGTAGCCGCGATTCACTCTCGCGTAAGGCTTGCTCTACACGTTGGCGTTCGCGTAGCGCAGCTTGCTGTTCGCTCACGTCTTGGAAGACAACAACGGCTGCAACAATCTGCCCCTGCTTATCTAAAATTGGTGCTGAGTTGACGTTAATGAAAATGCGGCTACCATCATTTCGATGAATTTCTATCTCTTCGTTGGTAACGACTTCACCTGTTTTTAGCGATCGCACCAATGGATACTCATGAGGCGAATAGAGTTGACCATCTAAGTGAAAGATTTCACTTGGAATAATGGGTGCATAGTCCTCAATCTCCAGCAATTGTTCATAGCCATACCCAACAATTTGCTTGGTTTGTTCGTTCGCCAGAACTAATTTATTGGATGCTGCATCGGCAATCATGACTCCAGCAGGCATTTGTCGCAAAACGGCTTCAAATCGGGCGCGTTCAATTTCCAGCTCGTGCAACAATTGTTCTCGTTCTGCCTCCCCTTGCTTGCGCTCCGTCACATCCCGAAAATAAACGGCTACCCCTGCTGTAGAGGGATAGGCATTCACCTCTAACCAATACTGGATAGGTTCCTCAAATTCTTCCCAGGAAACAGGAACCTGTTCCATCACTGCCCGATGTAGTTCCCGATAAGCAATTCTACCGACCAGATCGGGAAAAACCTCATTCCAAACGTGTTTTCCCAGTAACTCTTCTGGCGTTTTGTGCAGGATTTTAGCCGCCGCCCGATTCACGTAGGTGTAACGCCAGTCGCGATCGAAGGCGACAAACGCATCCGTAATGCTTTCAAGAATCGTTGCCACCTTGTGTTCAGTTTCTTGGGCAGCGAGCAACTGTTCGCCTTCAAGAGTGCGGGCAAAGCGTTCAATGACTTCAGAGCGAGAGATTCCTCGTTTATGAGCCTCTTGATCGAGTGATCGCCATGCTGTATTGGTCAGAGATACGCTAACTCGTTGTTTTGTCTCCGAGTTCCAATTGTTAACAAACTTGCCTGTGGCGTCGCGCTTCATGAAGAGCCATCCGTATACATACACGGTCTTCTCCATTCAAACTGACTTACTCTCTGAGGAGAATCCGCCTGAAGACTGATGCTTTGCATTTTGAGCTGAGGAATAAACCTTAGAGAGTTGCTTCGGATTCAATTATGTGCATTTTGATTACACGCGATAGCTGGTAAATTCAAGACGAATTCTTTCTGACCTATTTTTATTATTAAATAACACCAACTAAAATCGCTCATAAATTTTACCCAATCGAATTAATTATAAAACCAGTATTTCTACTGAACCATAAAATCAGGGTTTTTACGGATGCAGAGGAGTTGCACCTTAAGAGTATATTGAGCACAGAGAAATACGTTTTTCGTAAGACAAACGTATGATGAGGCGTATGACACTCGCCTAAAAATTTTTCAAGCCATCAAGGCGAAAGCCTTAATAGTTGACAGCACTTACTGAAAGACTGTGATGACAGCATTTTTAACTCAGTTATCGACCTTATCTCAGCAGCAATCATACCGGAAAACTGAAAATATCAAAAGTTTAGAAACTCTGATAGCGCCACTTTCTTTAAAAGAATTTTTTAAAAAATACTGGAAAAGAAAAGCGGCTATCATTGCTGATGACAATCCTCAAAAGTTTCGCCAGCTATTGCATTGGGAGCAATTGCAAAACCTATTAATTGAATGTCCGGAAAATCAAATGAAGTGTTTTGATAATGGGCCTCCAATTCCAGGAGAAAAGGCCAACCTGCTACAAAGATGGCATCAAGGTCAAACTCTTCATATCGAAAGAATTGAAAAATTAGTGCCAGCTTTAGAACAGTTGTCTGGGCAGATTGCGGAAGACCTAAAAGCTTCGACAAAGATGTATGCGTTCTGCTCGCATCCCAATCGTCCTGGCGCTCACTTACACTACGATCGCTTTGATGTTTTCGTTTTGCAAATTCAAGGCTATAAAAAGTGGCAAGTCCAGTTGAATCGTGGAAGAAAACCGTATTTGGAGCGCGTGTTAAAGCCAGGAGACTTATTATATTTGCCAAGGGGACATTGGCATCAAGCGGTTGCCTCTCAAGAACAGTCGTTACATTTAACCTTGGGAATTTCGTTCAATAATTTTAATGATAGTCCCCTCGAAGAATCAACGTTCTCTCCATTCCTACTCAAACTCAAAAATAAAATATTTAAAAGGTTTTGACTGTGAATAAGTCTTACAGTTAAGGTTCGGTCTGAGAGAATTGCACTCTACGGCAATTCTACCGACGTAGGTTTGGCAATATGAGGCAAACCCCAACCTAGCTTTTCGCGTAAAATTCGGAAAAACTCCGGAGATTGTAAACGGATGAATCGAGCTGAAAATTGCGATCGCTCAACCTTGACGCTATCATCCGGCAACACGTAACACCCGGCATTGCCATCCACCACTAAAATTAGCTGATTGGGCGCTGCCGGAAAAATCGTCACCGGTTCACTATCCGCAAATACCAGTGCCCTAGACGCCAACGAGTGAGGACAAATGGGCACCAATTGCAACACCGGTACTCCTGGTGTCACCACCGCGCCCCCAGCACTGAGCGCATAAGCCGTCGAGCCAGTTGGCGTGGAGAGAATCACACCATCTGCCGCAATATCCACCAATGCATGATGCCCAATTTGAATCTCAAAATGGCACATACAGGTTAACGGCTCCCGATGGAGTACCAGCTCATTCAAGCACAGCGCTTCCCACCAAATCGCTTCCTTGCGAACAACCTGAACTGCCAGCATCGTCCGCTCTTCAATCTCATACTCTCCCGCTAGCAACTTTTCCAACACACGGGGCAACTCGTTCACATAAGCCTCAGTTAAGAAGCCCATGTGACCCGTATTGATGGTGAGCAACGGGATACCATAGGGCGCTACCTGGCGAAACGCAGCTAAAACTGTACCATCTCCTCCCAATGCGATCGCAAAGGTCATCTTTTCATCAAAACCAGGAGGTGCCAACTTATCGATCGGTGTATGACAAATCGGCGAGTCAGGGCGAGAATAACCCAGAATTCCTCCGACTCCTGTAGCCATATAAACGTCCCAACCCGCCGCACTCAACTTGTCTTGCAACTCTACGGCAAGGCGACAAGCTGCGGGTTTGAGATCGTTATAAATGATGCCTGCTTTGGGTATGCTCACCAGTCTGCGTAGGGGTCAAGTAAACTGAACTAGCGCTTTGGTGTGACCTTAAACAAGGATTTCCCTGGCAATACTTTACCAGCGGTTCACTACGAGAGCGACTACGTAAAGAGGCACGGAGTAGAGAGTAGTAGCACTCAACCATCACTCCTATGCCTTTTTCAGGGAATGCCTTGAGGAAGGAATCCAGTATTTTTGCTTATCAACTTATTTTATCTTGATATATGATAATCGCCTTTTCTGTGTCGAAACATCCTTTACTGAGTTTTAAAGGGAGTTTTCTTCTTCTTTTTCGCTTTGTCTTTCTCGAATTCGATCTCCTTGAGCTTTTTCATGATTCGGCTGAAGTAGTCTTTTAGGTAAGCTTCTAAGGTTGTCGTTTCTTTAGGGTCTAGACCCAATACTTCGTAAACTTCATCCATTGGAGCATCCAGGGGTTTCCCGTTTGCCAACACTTCGGTAAAGGCTAAGCGATCCGATACATTC from Microcoleus sp. AS-A8 encodes:
- a CDS encoding ATP-binding protein; protein product: MINRPLRVLLVEDSEDDAELLAYELECSGYELIYERVDTASKMNAALAQQTWDIIIADYTLPSFSAPAALTLLQERQLDLPFIIVSGTIGEDIAVAAMKAGAHDYLMKGKLARLAPTIERELREASERHKRREAEQAVRQNEERFRALIENALDIITVVNADGIIDYESPSIERVLGYKPEDLVGKNIFDYIHLEDRANLVQTLNQLVQNFNLALSIEFRFQHQDGSWRILEAVGKHLLERNNSSRFATSNQVGLESSIIPGKRSSIVLNSRDITERKRAEEVRNTLLRERELSEGRFNFVSMMSHEFRNPLTRIRVSSELLKNFKDKTTEDQQERCLNNLESAAREMTQLLEDILILTRAEVGKLTLNLNRFNLAEFCSNLVEEMQIEAGSKHRLLLAIRGECNSVYLDENLLKHILVNLLSNAIKYSPEGGNIWLELSYQHGNAIFQVQDQGIGIPLEDQQQLFESFHRGRNVGKIPGTGLGLSIVKHFVDLHDGKISIQSDVGVGTTFTVILPLNSQKSIEGQRDAKQYHAL
- a CDS encoding SH3 domain-containing protein, translated to MRNCSNFWLALAFSASVITVGLPAQAAKVCKVTDPTGTPLNVRTQPNGRVINTLKNGREVNIEAITNDSKGRPWAKIGGYYKGEYRIWGWVLREFISCYGS